One genomic segment of Kiritimatiella glycovorans includes these proteins:
- a CDS encoding reverse transcriptase domain-containing protein has translation MEPIFEADFKDCSHGFRPERSAHDALKAIGQELRQGRCAVYDADLAGYFDSIPHDKLIACVQMRVTDRSVLKLIRMWLKAPVEETEKGKPPTVKRNDKGTPQGGVISPLLANIYLHWFDAVFYRKDGPARWAKAKLVRYADDFVVLARYIGPQLEAFIEAKIEGWLGLKINREKTRILDAREPGQTLDFLGYSFRYDRDLGGRPCRYWNLTPSRKALQRERDRLREMTGPEQCFKPLPTVIDELNMQMRGWANYFSLGYPRVAFRHVNGYVRQRLTRHAKRRSQRGYWPPEGMSYYAHFKNMGLIYL, from the coding sequence TTGGAACCGATCTTTGAAGCTGACTTCAAGGATTGCTCCCATGGGTTCCGGCCTGAGCGCTCGGCGCATGATGCGTTGAAGGCGATTGGACAGGAGCTCCGGCAAGGGCGGTGTGCGGTTTATGATGCGGATCTGGCCGGCTATTTCGACAGTATTCCACACGACAAGCTCATCGCTTGTGTGCAGATGCGTGTCACCGACCGGTCCGTGCTGAAGCTGATCCGAATGTGGCTGAAAGCGCCGGTAGAGGAAACGGAGAAAGGCAAACCGCCGACCGTGAAGCGCAACGACAAGGGCACGCCGCAAGGCGGGGTCATTTCGCCGCTTCTGGCCAACATCTATCTGCACTGGTTCGATGCGGTGTTTTACCGCAAAGACGGACCGGCACGGTGGGCGAAGGCCAAACTGGTGAGGTACGCCGATGACTTCGTGGTCCTCGCCCGGTATATCGGTCCGCAACTCGAAGCGTTCATCGAAGCCAAGATAGAAGGGTGGCTCGGGCTGAAGATTAACCGGGAGAAAACCCGGATACTCGATGCTCGGGAACCGGGGCAGACGCTGGACTTTCTCGGATATAGCTTCCGCTATGACCGGGACCTCGGCGGACGCCCGTGCCGGTACTGGAACCTGACACCGTCGCGGAAAGCGCTCCAACGGGAACGTGATCGGCTTCGGGAGATGACCGGACCGGAACAATGCTTCAAACCTCTGCCGACGGTGATCGACGAACTCAACATGCAAATGCGAGGATGGGCAAACTACTTCTCGCTGGGTTATCCGCGTGTGGCATTCCGCCACGTCAATGGATACGTGCGACAGCGTCTCACGCGACATGCGAAACGACGCAGTCAGCGCGGCTACTGGCCCCCTGAAGGTATGAGCTACTACGCGCATTTCAAGAACATGGGACTGATCTACCTGTGA
- a CDS encoding IS3 family transposase (programmed frameshift), protein MGGSRRSRAGQLADPEAATPRVAKRKRWDVAYKLRIAEEAEKCKHRKGELAALARREGLYSCTLTKWMQWRRTMDEKGFDVTPDGKSKRSMRNEMKRLERENERLKTKLRRAEGLIELQKKVSTAGGSQRRRAERELSMQTVDDNGKKLSVKAACEALGVSRATYYRWRKRKEDPPPPPAPRISHRRLSEDEEQDVIDELNSERFCDYAVPEVHATLLDEGKYVCSVRTMYRVLKRREEVRERRDQRVHPPYTKPELLATRPNELWSWDITRIKGPKSWIFYHLYVVLDVFSRYVVGWMISETESGEEAEALVTHCCEQQAIGRDEVTLHSDRGKAMRSNRFIDLLIELGVARSYSRPHVSNDNPYSEAQFKTLKYHWTFPERFGSLEDARQYLREFFRWYNDEHRHSGLAMMTPADVHAGRADERWLERKQTLLAAYERHPERFVRGEPSPRHVPEEVWINKPKELEVAG, encoded by the exons ATGGGGGGCTCGCGCCGATCGCGGGCAGGACAGCTCGCCGATCCTGAAGCCGCGACACCGAGAGTCGCGAAACGAAAACGATGGGACGTGGCGTACAAGCTGCGGATCGCGGAGGAGGCCGAGAAGTGTAAGCACCGGAAGGGGGAACTGGCTGCCCTGGCTCGTCGGGAAGGGCTATACTCCTGCACACTCACGAAGTGGATGCAATGGAGGCGCACGATGGACGAGAAGGGCTTCGATGTCACCCCGGACGGCAAGAGCAAGCGCTCGATGCGCAACGAGATGAAGCGCCTTGAACGCGAGAACGAGCGGCTGAAGACCAAGCTGCGCCGCGCCGAAGGGCTCATCGAGCTTCAAAAAAAAGTCTCC ACTGCTGGAGGATCTCAGCGACGCCGGGCAGAGCGAGAGCTGAGCATGCAGACCGTAGATGACAACGGCAAGAAGCTCTCCGTGAAGGCGGCCTGTGAAGCCCTGGGCGTGAGTCGCGCGACGTACTACCGGTGGCGGAAGCGCAAGGAAGATCCGCCCCCGCCACCCGCGCCGCGCATCTCGCATCGTCGGCTCAGCGAGGACGAGGAACAGGACGTGATCGACGAACTGAACAGCGAGCGGTTCTGCGACTACGCCGTCCCGGAAGTGCATGCCACGCTCCTGGACGAGGGCAAGTACGTGTGCAGCGTGCGCACGATGTACCGTGTGCTGAAGCGCCGTGAGGAGGTCCGCGAACGCCGAGACCAGCGCGTCCACCCGCCCTATACGAAGCCGGAGCTGCTCGCGACACGCCCGAACGAGCTATGGTCGTGGGATATCACCCGGATCAAGGGACCGAAGTCGTGGATCTTCTACCACCTCTACGTCGTGCTGGACGTGTTCAGCCGCTACGTGGTCGGCTGGATGATCAGCGAGACCGAATCCGGCGAGGAGGCCGAGGCGCTGGTGACCCACTGTTGCGAGCAGCAGGCGATCGGGCGCGACGAGGTGACGTTGCACTCGGACCGGGGCAAGGCGATGCGTTCAAACCGGTTCATCGACCTGCTCATCGAGCTGGGCGTGGCGCGCAGCTACTCCCGGCCGCATGTGTCGAACGACAACCCGTACTCCGAGGCCCAGTTCAAGACGCTGAAGTACCACTGGACGTTCCCGGAGCGGTTCGGGTCGCTGGAGGATGCGCGTCAGTACCTGCGGGAGTTCTTCCGCTGGTACAACGACGAGCACCGGCACTCCGGCCTGGCCATGATGACGCCGGCCGACGTACATGCCGGCCGAGCCGACGAGCGCTGGTTGGAGCGGAAGCAGACCCTCCTGGCCGCCTACGAGCGGCATCCGGAGCGGTTCGTTCGGGGCGAGCCGTCGCCACGGCACGTGCCCGAGGAGGTGTGGATCAACAAGCCGAAGGAACTCGAAGTGGCCGGGTGA
- a CDS encoding alpha-L-rhamnosidase C-terminal domain-containing protein, protein MSTRTAPQWIWTRPDDPAPCNRFHYFRKVFELESVPDDPRLRFAADTNAQVWINGRIVRRKVSRYTEEAISAENIHAGPHLHGGRNTIVVLHHNWGDVPCFMRDANRHAGLYAEAPWLQSDTSWKWTPAPEFLPHEEQIIGIVGESKRLRYPVLIDGARAPGKIHDPDFDDSAWECACAVEDGPWPRRPVEQETPGQREHPVRPRTVLAAGTAERPEAAGPAELSRAIVSAKLSPDENTRTSVEDLLRGRPCTLTGRAGETLYLTVDFALPSHGFPFLEVETSIPGITIDLGYGEIARTLYEDKTLVREDGWIDTEGVAGTHYADRYIAGTGRRYAEVPDERTLRWCTLHVTFPEEGSLTLHDFGFIKSQYPIERYGSFHCGDETVEQIMKLCMAHAEVAMTDAYVDTPGREDGQWIEDAQPRAKLAASWFNDTRLRRFLIRTFAEGQDEQGDFHPFWPAKWPIMMPGNFDWSVQWVCTLYDEYMWSGDTELVRRYWDHVIRFWNNVAEFVDEQGRFVTYRTYGDLRMGYDCTHTQSNGLVTPWLIERLGFSMEMAAAIGDRDQQGEWKQLHDRMLEAFHRDHVVPARDGVPAHVASRFETTGEEIDRGFSQSGQTVATTAGLLPRETAEAAVDYAFSEPCGDPPEGVRRWNNPTYGYRCLRTLSYLDRSERAVRHLKERFAPYLPGHPDNRISHALQGCYGGPLPEYWMSREDAGLAEGEPNPHQPHDETGSHGWCATPLLWMHDSLLGVRVLEPGGGKIALEPDSGGLPYVAGHAMTPRGGVYLYWDPQQWRLRVSIPADVRAELTLPPEGRGRRVRTERADGTAEREGDLFRLEGAGEYAFLIW, encoded by the coding sequence ATGAGTACCCGGACCGCACCTCAATGGATCTGGACCCGGCCCGACGACCCCGCTCCCTGCAATCGCTTCCACTATTTCCGGAAAGTGTTTGAACTGGAGTCGGTCCCCGACGATCCGCGCCTCCGCTTCGCAGCGGACACGAACGCGCAGGTATGGATCAACGGACGGATCGTCCGGCGCAAGGTCTCCCGTTACACCGAAGAGGCGATCAGCGCCGAAAACATCCACGCCGGCCCGCACCTGCACGGGGGGCGCAACACGATCGTGGTGCTCCACCACAACTGGGGCGACGTGCCCTGTTTCATGCGCGACGCCAACCGCCACGCGGGCCTCTACGCCGAAGCCCCCTGGCTGCAGTCCGATACGAGCTGGAAGTGGACGCCCGCCCCCGAGTTTCTCCCGCACGAAGAACAGATCATCGGCATCGTCGGCGAATCGAAGAGGCTGCGTTATCCGGTTCTGATCGACGGCGCCCGCGCCCCCGGCAAGATCCACGATCCCGATTTCGATGATTCCGCCTGGGAGTGCGCCTGCGCGGTCGAGGACGGCCCGTGGCCGCGGCGGCCGGTGGAACAGGAGACGCCGGGGCAGCGCGAACACCCCGTCCGGCCCCGCACCGTCCTCGCCGCCGGCACGGCCGAACGGCCCGAAGCCGCCGGGCCCGCCGAATTGAGCCGCGCGATCGTTTCCGCAAAGCTCTCGCCGGACGAGAACACCCGCACCTCCGTCGAGGATCTTCTGCGCGGCCGGCCGTGCACCCTCACCGGACGCGCCGGCGAAACCCTGTACCTCACCGTCGATTTCGCCCTGCCCTCGCACGGATTCCCCTTCCTGGAAGTCGAAACCTCCATCCCCGGCATCACGATCGACCTCGGATACGGAGAGATTGCGCGCACCCTCTACGAGGACAAGACGCTGGTCCGGGAGGACGGCTGGATCGATACCGAGGGCGTGGCGGGAACGCACTACGCGGACCGCTACATCGCCGGAACGGGCCGCAGGTACGCGGAAGTCCCCGACGAACGGACTCTGCGCTGGTGTACGCTGCACGTCACCTTCCCCGAAGAAGGCAGCCTCACCCTGCACGATTTCGGTTTCATCAAGTCGCAGTACCCGATCGAGCGGTACGGTTCCTTCCACTGCGGCGACGAGACCGTCGAACAAATCATGAAACTCTGCATGGCGCACGCTGAGGTGGCCATGACCGACGCCTACGTCGACACCCCCGGCCGCGAAGACGGCCAGTGGATCGAAGACGCCCAGCCCCGCGCGAAGCTCGCGGCGTCGTGGTTCAACGATACACGCCTGCGCCGTTTCCTCATTCGCACCTTCGCCGAAGGCCAGGACGAGCAGGGCGATTTCCACCCCTTCTGGCCCGCCAAGTGGCCCATCATGATGCCCGGCAACTTCGACTGGTCCGTCCAGTGGGTCTGCACGCTGTACGATGAGTACATGTGGAGCGGCGACACCGAACTGGTCCGCCGCTACTGGGACCACGTGATCCGGTTCTGGAACAACGTCGCAGAGTTCGTCGATGAACAGGGTCGTTTCGTGACCTACCGCACCTACGGAGACCTCCGCATGGGCTACGACTGCACCCATACGCAGTCGAACGGGCTGGTCACGCCCTGGCTGATCGAGCGGCTGGGGTTCTCGATGGAGATGGCCGCGGCGATCGGCGACCGGGATCAACAGGGGGAATGGAAGCAGCTGCATGACCGCATGCTGGAGGCCTTTCACCGCGATCATGTCGTCCCCGCCCGCGACGGCGTGCCCGCCCATGTAGCCTCGCGATTCGAGACGACGGGCGAGGAGATCGACCGGGGCTTCAGCCAGTCGGGCCAAACCGTCGCGACCACGGCGGGCCTCCTGCCCCGTGAAACGGCGGAGGCTGCCGTGGATTACGCCTTTTCCGAACCCTGCGGCGACCCCCCGGAGGGCGTGCGGCGCTGGAACAACCCCACCTACGGATACCGCTGCCTCCGCACCCTCAGCTATCTCGACCGCTCGGAACGCGCCGTCCGCCACCTGAAAGAAAGATTCGCCCCCTACCTTCCGGGTCATCCGGACAACAGGATATCCCACGCCCTGCAGGGCTGTTACGGCGGACCGCTTCCCGAGTACTGGATGAGCCGCGAGGACGCGGGTCTGGCCGAGGGCGAACCCAACCCGCATCAGCCGCACGACGAAACGGGCTCGCACGGCTGGTGCGCTACGCCCCTGCTCTGGATGCACGACTCACTGCTGGGCGTGAGGGTGCTCGAACCCGGAGGGGGGAAGATCGCCCTCGAACCCGATTCCGGCGGACTGCCCTACGTGGCGGGTCATGCCATGACGCCCCGCGGCGGAGTCTACCTGTACTGGGACCCTCAGCAGTGGCGGCTTCGGGTGAGCATCCCCGCAGACGTGCGCGCCGAACTGACGCTGCCCCCGGAGGGCCGGGGCCGCAGAGTACGCACCGAACGCGCTGACGGGACAGCGGAACGGGAGGGTGACCTCTTCCGGCTCGAAGGCGCGGGAGAGTATGCGTTCCTGATCTGGTGA